In the Pseudomonadota bacterium genome, one interval contains:
- a CDS encoding HK97-gp10 family putative phage morphogenesis protein — translation MDFEVKIEGARELEQKLKALDGVAQFKAVRRAAMYAMLPVLKKAKALAPVGEYEGDREGGTLRDSLVRKAVRPQGLEREMSVIVGPRKSKRGDPFYAKFVERGTRNTPAQPFLRPALESQGDVVVERLMKQLRRTLDKLVPPNG, via the coding sequence GTGGATTTCGAAGTGAAGATCGAGGGCGCGCGCGAACTCGAGCAGAAGCTGAAGGCCCTCGACGGCGTTGCTCAGTTCAAGGCCGTCAGGCGCGCAGCGATGTACGCCATGCTCCCAGTGCTCAAGAAGGCCAAGGCGCTTGCACCGGTCGGCGAGTACGAAGGCGACCGAGAAGGCGGAACCCTGCGCGACAGTCTCGTCCGCAAGGCCGTCCGACCCCAAGGTCTAGAGCGCGAGATGTCGGTGATTGTCGGCCCTCGTAAGAGCAAGCGGGGCGATCCCTTCTACGCGAAGTTCGTCGAGCGCGGTACACGCAACACGCCGGCCCAACCATTTCTCCGGCCGGCGCTGGAGTCGCAAGGCGACGTCGTCGTCGAGCGTTTGATGAAGCAGCTGCGCAGGACGCTCGACAAGTTGGTGCCGCCGAATGGCTGA
- a CDS encoding head-tail adaptor protein gives MGCGVRGGRLRHVVEVLKPTTTQDASGGVVRGFTVVTKLRCRVMERGAREFERYEQAIAEVDAIIATRELKGRNAVIEADWQLRWRGVVYDIAGTFEPEGSADRETMIAARRRK, from the coding sequence GTGGGGTGCGGTGTGAGAGGTGGTCGCCTTCGCCATGTCGTCGAGGTGCTCAAGCCCACCACGACGCAGGACGCATCCGGTGGCGTGGTCCGTGGCTTCACCGTCGTCACCAAACTCCGCTGCCGTGTCATGGAGCGCGGGGCCCGCGAGTTCGAGCGATACGAGCAGGCCATCGCCGAGGTCGACGCCATCATCGCGACGCGCGAGCTCAAGGGCAGGAACGCGGTCATCGAGGCTGACTGGCAGCTGCGGTGGCGAGGCGTCGTGTACGACATCGCCGGCACCTTCGAGCCAGAGGGTAGTGCCGACCGCGAGACGATGATCGCCGCGCGCCGGCGCAAGTGA
- a CDS encoding head-tail connector protein → MATSIVTLPSLEPLTVRDAREHLNITHQEDDRLLSGYIVAARSAAERETHRALLTQEWDITLPRFPNVCDDGGTYIRVPGGFCQSVDSLAYVDGTGESVTLDPAEYQVDTSNEQGAVVLPAPQGAWPATQAGRRSAVTLRVTVGWPTVSRVPPILLQAVRFLIGHYYENREAVVTGTIATEMPQGAKSILQSWRVWGAV, encoded by the coding sequence GTGGCCACCAGCATCGTCACCTTGCCCAGCCTCGAGCCGCTCACGGTTCGCGATGCGCGTGAGCACCTGAACATCACCCACCAGGAAGACGATCGGTTGCTCTCGGGCTACATCGTGGCAGCACGCAGTGCGGCTGAACGCGAGACCCACCGGGCTCTGCTCACCCAGGAGTGGGATATCACGCTGCCGCGCTTCCCCAACGTTTGCGACGACGGGGGCACTTACATCCGGGTCCCGGGTGGCTTTTGCCAGTCCGTCGACTCGCTCGCGTACGTCGACGGGACGGGCGAGTCGGTGACGCTCGACCCGGCCGAGTACCAGGTGGACACGTCGAACGAGCAGGGCGCCGTTGTGCTGCCGGCTCCCCAGGGAGCGTGGCCCGCAACCCAGGCAGGGCGACGAAGCGCCGTGACCCTACGTGTGACTGTCGGCTGGCCCACCGTGTCACGTGTCCCGCCCATCCTGCTGCAGGCAGTGCGGTTCCTGATCGGCCACTACTACGAGAACCGTGAGGCGGTGGTTACGGGCACGATCGCGACCGAGATGCCGCAGGGCGCTAAGTCGATCCTGCAGTCCTGGCGGGTGTGGGGTGCGGTGTGA
- a CDS encoding phage major capsid protein yields MTDLVKRLRELKGKRNKIDTELRTVYDGAEKEDRGFNADEKQTWDNLHQARSDLDQRIEATESMMDEARAYAQDVDDYARDEYGEAGDRNPSGRIGPSQERSANGQPPADPEARVRDAFNVFLRGGITACNEEQRNIMMQRAGAVPDEVRAQGTTPDTAGGYAVTEESAGRIVLGMQDYDAIGALAGQPNGPMLYPTATGALLPVPKDDDFQVGEQLAENAQASQSDQTLGIINYLSYIFTSKIIRVSFNLLQDANINIMQYLEGKGAERLGRILSSRHAIGGGPSAPTPTIEGLTIGAAAGVDAVSATAFTYEELLDLKHEVDPAYRRMGPRWVFNDNTLKVLKLFTETDSGRPLWQPNIALGEPPTIDGDQYVVDQDMPDIATGTVPVVYGALSRYGVRAVRGIEMLRFAEKYADSLQVGFLFWTRRDARVEDSRAIKRLTMA; encoded by the coding sequence ATGACGGACCTAGTGAAACGCTTGCGCGAGCTCAAGGGGAAGCGCAACAAGATCGACACCGAGCTGCGCACGGTCTACGACGGTGCGGAGAAGGAAGACCGCGGCTTCAACGCTGACGAGAAGCAGACCTGGGACAACCTCCACCAGGCGCGCTCGGATCTGGATCAGCGCATTGAGGCAACCGAGTCCATGATGGACGAAGCGCGGGCGTACGCGCAGGATGTCGATGACTACGCTCGTGACGAATACGGCGAAGCCGGTGACCGCAACCCCAGCGGTCGCATCGGCCCAAGCCAGGAGCGAAGCGCCAATGGCCAGCCCCCGGCAGATCCGGAGGCGCGCGTGCGCGATGCGTTCAACGTGTTCCTGCGTGGCGGTATCACCGCGTGTAACGAAGAGCAGCGGAACATCATGATGCAGCGCGCAGGCGCTGTGCCGGACGAAGTTCGCGCCCAGGGCACCACGCCCGATACTGCCGGCGGCTACGCGGTGACCGAAGAGTCGGCCGGTCGGATCGTTCTGGGGATGCAGGACTATGACGCGATCGGCGCCCTTGCCGGTCAGCCGAATGGCCCGATGCTCTACCCCACGGCCACCGGTGCTCTGTTGCCAGTCCCGAAGGATGACGACTTCCAGGTAGGTGAACAGCTTGCGGAGAACGCGCAGGCGTCGCAGTCCGACCAGACCCTGGGAATCATCAACTACCTGTCGTACATCTTCACTTCGAAGATCATCCGCGTCAGCTTCAACCTGCTGCAAGATGCGAACATCAACATCATGCAGTACCTCGAGGGCAAGGGCGCCGAGCGTTTGGGTCGCATCCTGTCCAGTCGCCACGCGATCGGCGGCGGGCCAAGCGCACCGACACCGACCATCGAGGGTCTGACCATTGGCGCTGCCGCTGGTGTCGACGCGGTGTCGGCGACGGCGTTCACCTACGAAGAGCTACTCGACCTCAAGCACGAGGTCGATCCGGCTTATCGCCGCATGGGCCCGCGCTGGGTGTTCAACGACAACACCCTGAAGGTACTGAAGCTGTTCACGGAGACGGACAGCGGCCGACCGCTCTGGCAGCCGAACATCGCGCTTGGTGAGCCGCCGACAATCGACGGTGACCAGTACGTGGTGGACCAGGACATGCCGGACATCGCGACCGGTACCGTGCCGGTGGTCTACGGCGCGCTGAGCCGCTACGGCGTGCGTGCTGTGCGTGGTATCGAGATGCTTCGGTTTGCCGAGAAGTACGCCGATAGCCTCCAGGTGGGCTTCCTGTTCTGGACCCGCCGCGACGCTCGCGTCGAGGACTCCCGCGCCATCAAGCGCCTGACCATGGCGTAA
- a CDS encoding HK97 family phage prohead protease — MNDTEYRMSSWYAGAKPSVRAEGECTQVAGIATVFDQRSVPLGGFVEVIHRDAFANCDMDGAVCAANHDYTAAGLLGRAGINHDLEVSDAGLEYLCTPAEDNAAWRTYMPLLRDRQIFQSSFAFRVAPGGSQWDEDDDGVIVRTVMSISRLYDTAPVTFPAYTQTTSEARSGAAQLSPAQCYPERLEHARRGLDQALGELRDHNDLYKGAMERRAAYLASIGA, encoded by the coding sequence ATGAATGACACCGAGTACCGGATGAGCAGTTGGTACGCGGGCGCCAAGCCCAGCGTACGCGCCGAAGGTGAGTGCACGCAGGTTGCAGGTATCGCCACGGTGTTCGATCAGCGCAGCGTCCCGCTCGGTGGCTTCGTGGAAGTGATCCACCGAGACGCGTTCGCAAACTGCGATATGGACGGCGCCGTGTGCGCGGCAAACCACGACTACACGGCGGCGGGCCTACTGGGCCGTGCAGGGATCAACCACGATCTCGAAGTGTCCGATGCGGGGCTTGAGTATCTGTGCACGCCGGCCGAGGACAACGCCGCTTGGCGCACCTACATGCCGCTCCTGCGTGATCGCCAGATCTTCCAGTCAAGCTTCGCGTTCCGCGTGGCGCCTGGCGGCAGCCAGTGGGACGAAGACGACGACGGTGTCATCGTCCGAACAGTGATGAGCATCAGCCGTCTCTACGACACGGCCCCCGTCACGTTCCCTGCGTACACCCAGACGACTAGCGAGGCGCGCTCCGGAGCGGCCCAGCTGTCCCCCGCGCAGTGTTACCCGGAGCGGCTTGAGCACGCGCGCCGCGGCCTCGACCAAGCGCTCGGCGAGCTCCGTGACCACAACGATCTTTACAAGGGCGCGATGGAGCGCCGAGCAGCGTACCTGGCGTCAATCGGCGCCTAG
- a CDS encoding phage portal protein, producing the protein MNITELQRWQSSCNARIPHPAEARSTTNYSGDITGLTLTDPSLLSILGAGPTSAGVTVNRENALRLSTVAACVNVLSQSLSVLPVEVRQRTGDRQTRSVPEHPLWRLLNLEPNPWMTSLDALGVVEWWRQVDSAGYMFVDFDNQGRPVEMYPLESSATTMLRPGGGRPPVYQTVIDGVSFRFLPGEVVHIKGHTYDGIEGQSPIGFLRETIGTGIAARERASRTFANGGISGVIESEGKFSSPEARDEFLSHWRKAYGQLSQTGRVALLPSGMSFKSAGMTGTDAQLLEQAKHIRTEICGYYRVPPHMVGDMDRSTFSNIEEQDLFFVKHTMHRLVRSWEQELMRKLLTRTELADGFYIRFQLDELLRGDIATRFEAYQKGITAGFMSRNEAREAEHWNVTDSALDNYLRPLNMDPEGQQQQPSAQRALMTESEASAVQRFADPDSVQPVVRELVEVLERREAKAGESRAEWWDAKHADIAERQALPVFQTVARVCGAPEASAAEAVRSFLAARREAFTEGHELPELTARTVAELLTQDTET; encoded by the coding sequence GTGAACATTACTGAGCTACAGCGTTGGCAGTCGAGTTGCAATGCACGGATACCCCATCCCGCAGAGGCCCGCTCGACTACCAACTACAGTGGCGACATCACCGGACTCACGCTGACCGATCCGTCGTTGCTGTCGATCCTGGGCGCGGGTCCTACGTCGGCGGGTGTCACCGTCAATCGCGAAAACGCGCTGCGCCTTTCTACTGTGGCGGCTTGCGTGAACGTCCTGTCGCAGTCACTGAGCGTGCTGCCGGTGGAGGTTCGTCAACGCACCGGTGACCGTCAGACTCGATCAGTTCCCGAGCACCCATTGTGGCGGCTACTTAACCTCGAGCCCAACCCCTGGATGACAAGCCTCGACGCGCTGGGCGTGGTCGAGTGGTGGCGACAGGTGGATAGTGCCGGGTACATGTTCGTCGACTTTGACAACCAGGGTCGGCCAGTTGAGATGTACCCGCTTGAGTCGAGCGCTACCACGATGCTTCGACCAGGCGGCGGCCGCCCGCCGGTTTATCAGACGGTGATCGACGGCGTGTCGTTCCGCTTCCTGCCTGGCGAGGTCGTGCACATCAAGGGGCACACCTACGACGGTATCGAGGGTCAGTCGCCCATCGGTTTCCTTCGCGAGACGATCGGCACGGGCATCGCGGCGCGCGAGCGAGCTTCCCGCACCTTTGCGAACGGCGGCATCTCGGGCGTTATCGAGTCCGAGGGGAAGTTCTCCAGCCCCGAGGCCCGCGACGAGTTCCTGAGCCACTGGCGAAAGGCGTACGGGCAGCTGTCACAGACGGGGCGCGTCGCGCTACTGCCAAGCGGGATGAGCTTCAAGTCGGCCGGCATGACCGGCACTGACGCGCAGCTGCTGGAGCAGGCCAAGCACATCCGCACGGAGATCTGCGGCTACTACCGTGTGCCGCCGCACATGGTCGGCGACATGGATCGCTCGACCTTCTCCAACATCGAAGAGCAGGACCTGTTCTTCGTCAAACACACCATGCACCGCCTAGTACGTTCCTGGGAGCAGGAGCTGATGCGCAAGCTGCTCACGCGCACGGAGCTCGCGGACGGGTTTTACATCCGCTTCCAGCTCGACGAGCTGCTGCGTGGAGACATCGCCACTCGATTCGAGGCCTACCAGAAGGGCATCACCGCTGGCTTCATGAGTCGCAACGAGGCGCGCGAGGCCGAGCACTGGAACGTTACTGACTCTGCACTCGACAACTACCTGCGCCCGCTGAACATGGATCCCGAGGGTCAGCAGCAGCAACCGAGCGCACAGCGAGCGCTGATGACCGAGAGCGAAGCGAGCGCCGTGCAGCGTTTCGCCGACCCGGATTCAGTGCAGCCGGTGGTGCGGGAATTGGTCGAGGTGCTGGAGCGGCGCGAAGCCAAGGCCGGCGAGAGTCGCGCCGAATGGTGGGACGCCAAGCACGCGGACATCGCGGAGCGCCAGGCGCTGCCCGTATTCCAGACCGTTGCCCGCGTATGCGGAGCGCCCGAAGCCAGCGCCGCTGAGGCTGTGCGGAGCTTCCTGGCTGCACGCCGCGAGGCGTTTACCGAAGGCCACGAGCTGCCCGAGCTCACTGCTCGGACCGTCGCCGAACTACTGACCCAGGACACCGAGACATGA
- a CDS encoding terminase TerL endonuclease subunit has product MSEQRSGMAAVTEYCEGVLDGTVIVGYLIRRAVERFYHDLEHGHERGLRFDVDAAECVLDFFARGLRLPNKDAPFQLDPWQQWWLAQTFGWLRADGTRRFRTTYLEVARKNGKTALMAGQGLYMLTCDGEDAPEIYSAATKKDQANLSHKAARVMSRRSPLLNKELVVFPKAETRRQVIGSIAYPNSNGMWVPLGRDSNTEDGLNPHAALIDEYHAHKDSGIAQVLQTGMGARSQPLTVYITTAGFDVSGPCYELRQDAVRVLQGFDRGDGTQDDSFLCAVYTLDGYGDVAGDAEPDDPFDPKSWAKANPGLGTIKGSSHLEDAAATARRQPSTRNHFLTKEMNVWTTASVAWLPVTEWRTTESRPVTLESCRGRIAYGGLDLASTRDMTALVALLPDGDGQFDLLARVWVPEWAITNWRECGGSSAYAAWRDAGWLTVTPGNVTDYNIVEQGVREFAEVLDLRTLLFDPWNAGPLVNNLSEDGDLDLQQCRQGFGSLSAPMKELERLVLRRVVNGGGDPVLSYCLENIKAKSDPAGNIKPDRDGSNGKIDAGVATIMAVAGWMNDDSGPVYDGELIIA; this is encoded by the coding sequence ATGAGCGAACAGCGGTCAGGGATGGCCGCGGTCACCGAGTACTGCGAGGGTGTTCTAGACGGCACCGTCATCGTTGGCTACCTGATCCGCCGCGCTGTTGAGCGCTTCTACCACGACCTCGAGCACGGGCACGAGCGCGGACTGCGGTTCGACGTCGACGCCGCCGAGTGCGTGCTCGACTTCTTTGCGCGAGGGCTACGGCTCCCGAACAAGGATGCACCGTTCCAGCTGGATCCCTGGCAGCAGTGGTGGCTCGCGCAGACGTTCGGTTGGCTGCGGGCGGATGGCACCCGGCGGTTTCGAACGACCTACCTCGAGGTCGCTCGCAAGAACGGGAAGACCGCGCTGATGGCAGGGCAGGGGCTCTACATGCTCACCTGCGACGGCGAGGACGCGCCGGAGATCTACTCCGCGGCCACCAAGAAGGACCAGGCCAACCTGAGCCACAAGGCGGCACGCGTGATGTCGCGGCGCTCGCCGTTGCTCAACAAAGAACTCGTCGTCTTCCCCAAGGCGGAGACGCGGCGTCAGGTGATCGGCTCGATCGCTTACCCGAACAGCAATGGCATGTGGGTGCCGCTCGGCCGCGACTCCAACACGGAGGATGGCCTGAACCCGCATGCCGCGCTTATCGACGAGTACCACGCCCACAAGGACAGCGGCATCGCGCAGGTGCTGCAAACGGGCATGGGCGCGAGGTCGCAACCGCTCACGGTGTACATCACCACCGCTGGCTTCGATGTGTCGGGGCCGTGCTACGAGCTGCGGCAGGACGCCGTCCGTGTGCTCCAGGGATTCGATCGCGGCGACGGAACGCAAGACGATAGCTTCCTGTGCGCGGTGTATACGCTCGACGGGTACGGCGATGTCGCTGGTGATGCAGAGCCGGATGACCCGTTCGATCCGAAGAGTTGGGCGAAGGCCAACCCGGGGCTAGGCACGATCAAGGGATCGAGTCACCTCGAGGACGCAGCCGCAACCGCCCGCCGACAACCATCCACGCGTAACCACTTCCTGACAAAGGAGATGAACGTCTGGACCACGGCGAGCGTCGCCTGGTTACCGGTCACCGAGTGGCGCACCACGGAGAGCAGGCCCGTGACGCTGGAGTCGTGCCGCGGGCGGATCGCCTACGGGGGGCTCGACCTCGCAAGCACGCGAGACATGACCGCACTCGTGGCTCTGCTGCCCGACGGCGACGGCCAGTTCGACTTGCTCGCCAGGGTATGGGTACCCGAGTGGGCGATCACGAACTGGCGGGAGTGCGGAGGCTCAAGCGCCTATGCCGCGTGGCGCGATGCCGGTTGGCTCACGGTCACGCCGGGCAACGTCACCGACTACAACATCGTCGAGCAGGGCGTTCGCGAGTTCGCCGAAGTGCTCGACCTACGAACGCTGCTGTTCGATCCCTGGAATGCGGGCCCGCTGGTAAACAACCTCAGCGAGGACGGCGACCTGGATCTGCAGCAGTGCCGGCAGGGCTTCGGCTCCCTGTCCGCGCCGATGAAAGAACTCGAGCGCCTAGTGCTACGTCGCGTCGTGAATGGTGGAGGAGACCCCGTGTTGAGCTACTGCCTAGAGAACATCAAGGCCAAGAGCGACCCCGCGGGCAACATCAAGCCCGACCGCGACGGCTCGAACGGAAAGATCGATGCGGGCGTCGCCACAATCATGGCAGTGGCTGGATGGATGAATGACGACTCTGGGCCGGTCTACGACGGCGAGTTGATCATCGCGTGA
- a CDS encoding phage terminase small subunit P27 family gives MSRKGIGGRPRKPHLLLAASGGKRTDRHGDRAGEDDVALTEPPAPPEWLQNAYPAAVPHFERWAEIALMTERDIDALAMCAISFAEYLLTGQDIEAEGRSYVNEKGDQSRNPAYTTRNETYKRVVSMLAQFGLTPSGRATLTKADKGEDGPSLQDFKRAK, from the coding sequence ATGAGCCGTAAAGGCATCGGAGGGCGGCCCAGGAAGCCGCACCTGCTGCTTGCGGCGAGCGGCGGCAAGCGCACCGACCGTCACGGCGATCGCGCCGGCGAGGACGACGTAGCGCTCACTGAGCCGCCGGCCCCGCCGGAGTGGCTACAAAACGCGTACCCGGCGGCCGTGCCGCACTTCGAACGCTGGGCGGAGATCGCCCTGATGACGGAGCGCGACATCGACGCGCTCGCCATGTGCGCCATCTCCTTCGCCGAGTACCTACTGACGGGCCAGGACATCGAGGCGGAGGGTCGCTCCTACGTCAACGAGAAGGGTGACCAGTCTCGGAACCCGGCGTACACAACCCGGAATGAGACCTACAAGCGCGTGGTGTCGATGCTCGCTCAGTTCGGGCTGACGCCGAGCGGCCGCGCCACGCTCACCAAGGCCGACAAGGGCGAAGACGGTCCGTCGCTGCAGGACTTCAAGCGAGCGAAATGA
- a CDS encoding LamG-like jellyroll fold domain-containing protein has translation MGIQVDSSNYAINTALPAGSIVDEINALTSNTVTIAGWCKRISGDDNIAAIFLDDAFTNRFVQVGIDRQSLDFLARAYAKQGGNDSIVNLDQADSITDDDWHLVVGIFGPSSITVYLDGSAISATGAPGTYPSTIDSLRFGWDQQGASGTAGEVAHVAVWDSGLSAVNIDALPTTRPDEITPPPKHYFKLESNLDDTGTAEGTADEIVMTEVGTVTYTTDPYPTPSADLTVSSISGSAGSIAAPVITQTRTVTVGDITGLSGSIDEPTITRTVQQVNLTVSPIAGTAGSIVAPNIVPTLPADLVAGPITGTSGTIGAAVITVTSPANLTVSPITGSAGSIGAPTITVVQPSELTVSPVNGSAGSIGTPVITIAMGEVVGEAATFDAPDDERTVYWSPGDDHVNELGWEAPVGPGEVQARYVDLSDVMQAGDALVGATAQFIASTVASTGEDATATPQLQSLQFDPEGRLRLYVTGTLDDRAYEVRLRATGSALTHERYVRLLGNDRGRP, from the coding sequence GTGGGAATCCAGGTAGACAGCAGCAACTATGCGATCAACACGGCGCTACCGGCGGGCTCGATCGTCGATGAGATCAATGCCCTAACGTCGAACACGGTCACCATCGCGGGCTGGTGTAAGCGCATCTCGGGCGACGACAACATCGCTGCGATTTTCCTGGACGACGCGTTTACGAACCGGTTTGTCCAGGTTGGTATCGATCGGCAGAGCCTGGACTTCCTTGCACGCGCATACGCGAAGCAAGGCGGGAACGACAGCATTGTCAATCTCGACCAGGCTGATTCGATCACTGATGACGACTGGCACCTCGTGGTGGGCATCTTCGGGCCGAGCAGCATCACGGTTTACCTAGACGGATCGGCGATAAGCGCAACAGGCGCTCCCGGCACGTACCCGTCTACGATCGACTCGTTGCGGTTCGGTTGGGACCAGCAGGGCGCCAGCGGAACGGCGGGTGAGGTCGCGCACGTAGCTGTCTGGGACTCGGGCCTTAGCGCAGTGAACATCGACGCGCTGCCGACGACGCGCCCCGACGAGATCACCCCGCCGCCGAAGCACTACTTCAAACTGGAGTCCAACCTCGACGATACCGGCACCGCGGAGGGCACAGCCGACGAAATCGTAATGACCGAGGTCGGGACGGTCACGTACACGACCGACCCGTATCCGACGCCATCGGCGGATCTGACGGTGAGCTCCATCAGCGGCAGCGCCGGCAGCATCGCCGCGCCGGTCATCACCCAGACGCGCACGGTCACTGTCGGCGACATCACGGGCTTGAGTGGCTCCATCGACGAGCCAACGATCACGCGTACCGTGCAGCAGGTGAACCTGACGGTGAGCCCGATCGCGGGAACCGCCGGCAGCATCGTCGCGCCCAACATCGTGCCGACCCTGCCAGCCGACCTGGTCGCCGGGCCGATCACGGGCACGTCCGGAACCATCGGCGCTGCGGTCATCACCGTGACGTCGCCCGCGAATCTGACGGTAAGCCCCATCACGGGCTCTGCGGGCTCAATCGGTGCGCCAACGATCACCGTCGTGCAGCCGAGCGAGCTGACTGTCTCGCCGGTCAACGGGTCGGCCGGTTCCATCGGAACGCCTGTCATCACTATCGCTATGGGCGAAGTGGTAGGGGAGGCCGCTACCTTCGATGCGCCGGACGACGAGCGCACGGTGTACTGGTCGCCTGGTGACGATCACGTCAACGAACTCGGTTGGGAGGCACCAGTGGGGCCAGGTGAGGTGCAGGCGCGCTACGTGGACCTGTCCGACGTGATGCAGGCGGGTGATGCCCTAGTGGGTGCGACCGCGCAGTTCATTGCCTCGACCGTAGCGAGCACTGGTGAGGATGCCACGGCGACCCCTCAGCTGCAGTCGCTTCAGTTCGACCCGGAGGGTAGGCTGCGGCTCTACGTCACCGGCACGCTGGATGACCGCGCCTATGAGGTCCGCTTGAGGGCTACAGGCAGTGCGCTCACCCATGAGCGGTATGTGCGACTGCTCGGAAACGATCGGGGTCGACCATGA